A region from the Candidatus Zixiibacteriota bacterium genome encodes:
- the atpF gene encoding F0F1 ATP synthase subunit B, producing the protein MNFELQQILTHALGFLLTVWILKRYAWGPLMNIMEERRSRIAGEFETIEKEKGKVAAMAAEYEAKLKQIESERRQKLVEAVTEGKRIAEDLKAQARDEAREIAQKARTDLEREVAKARVELKEQMVAITMGAAEKLLREKLDDARHRQLIGRFIDSVEKA; encoded by the coding sequence ATGAATTTCGAACTGCAGCAAATACTGACACACGCGCTCGGGTTCCTCCTCACGGTGTGGATCCTCAAGCGGTACGCCTGGGGACCGCTCATGAACATCATGGAGGAGCGCCGGTCCCGGATCGCCGGCGAATTCGAGACGATCGAGAAGGAGAAGGGCAAGGTGGCCGCGATGGCGGCCGAGTACGAGGCCAAGCTCAAGCAGATCGAATCGGAGCGGCGGCAGAAACTGGTCGAGGCGGTGACGGAGGGCAAGAGGATCGCCGAGGATCTCAAGGCCCAGGCCCGCGACGAGGCCCGGGAGATTGCCCAGAAAGCCCGCACCGATCTCGAGCGCGAGGTGGCCAAGGCGCGGGTCGAACTCAAAGAGCAGATGGTGGCCATCACCATGGGCGCCGCCGAAAAACTGCTCCGCGAAAAACTCGATGACGCCCGGCACCGCCAGCTGATCGGCCGCTTCATCGACAGCGTCGAAAAGGCCTGA
- the atpE gene encoding ATP synthase F0 subunit C: protein MLGLAAPLAVGLAAIGSGLGIGRAVGSAMEAIGRQPEAAGKIQTAMIIGAAFIEALTIYVFIVYILASGKIGG from the coding sequence ATGTTGGGTCTGGCGGCTCCCCTGGCGGTGGGCCTGGCGGCGATCGGGTCCGGTCTGGGGATCGGGCGCGCCGTGGGTTCGGCGATGGAAGCGATCGGCCGGCAGCCGGAAGCGGCGGGCAAAATCCAGACGGCGATGATCATCGGTGCCGCCTTCATCGAGGCGCTCACCATCTATGTGTTCATCGTCTACATCCTGGCCAGCGGCAAAATCGGCGGTTGA
- the atpB gene encoding F0F1 ATP synthase subunit A has translation MLAYYLTVVATTAAKYAPALAAGVSAEAGGHGAAVSDGHAAGGAHAGPPHLPSLIWLIGWAFGIEDVAWVRFLEHWINVFFAFVVAIFFTIVAMSVYRRRQMIPGRLQNFLEWCVESMYNFIYSILGHETRKYLPFLGTLFFYILALNWIGMIPLGHSPSTSINITASMAVLVFLYAQWTGIRRLGIGGYLYHLAGSPVGAVGWSMVIIMFPLHIIGELAKPFSLSLRLFGNITGEDTLIAVFVTLGIMLISFSPVGVPLQIPFYFLGLLLSTIQALVFTLLSTIYILLMLPHDEAAH, from the coding sequence ATGCTCGCCTACTATCTCACAGTCGTCGCCACGACCGCGGCCAAGTACGCGCCCGCGCTGGCGGCGGGCGTGTCGGCGGAGGCGGGGGGCCACGGCGCCGCCGTCTCCGACGGCCATGCCGCGGGCGGGGCGCATGCCGGACCGCCGCACCTGCCCAGCCTCATCTGGCTGATCGGTTGGGCCTTCGGCATCGAGGACGTGGCCTGGGTGCGGTTCCTCGAACACTGGATCAATGTCTTTTTCGCGTTTGTGGTTGCGATCTTTTTCACAATCGTCGCCATGTCCGTCTACCGCCGGCGGCAGATGATACCCGGACGGCTGCAGAATTTTCTGGAGTGGTGCGTCGAGTCGATGTACAACTTCATCTACTCGATCCTCGGCCATGAGACCCGAAAGTACCTTCCGTTTCTCGGGACGCTCTTTTTCTATATTCTCGCGCTCAACTGGATCGGGATGATTCCGCTGGGCCACTCGCCTTCGACGAGCATCAACATCACGGCCTCGATGGCGGTGCTGGTGTTTCTCTATGCGCAGTGGACGGGGATACGGAGGCTGGGGATCGGCGGTTACCTGTACCACCTGGCGGGCAGCCCGGTCGGGGCGGTGGGGTGGTCGATGGTGATCATCATGTTCCCGCTGCACATTATCGGCGAGTTGGCCAAGCCGTTCTCGCTGTCGCTCCGTCTGTTCGGGAACATCACCGGCGAGGACACGCTCATCGCCGTCTTCGTGACACTGGGCATCATGCTGATCAGCTTCTCCCCGGTGGGCGTCCCGCTGCAGATCCCGTTCTATTTCCTGGGGCTCTTGCTGTCGACGATCCAGGCGCTCGTGTTCACGCTGTTGTCGACGATTTACATACTCCTCATGCTGCCGCACGACGAGGCGGCGCACTGA
- a CDS encoding AtpZ/AtpI family protein has translation MGLLSSGPDDQPGRDLRQIGLLTAVPFLLLGGVLVGYLIGNWADRKLGTEPYLAALGVLMGVAAAALEIVQVVRKASADDSEKRHE, from the coding sequence ATGGGATTGTTGTCGTCGGGTCCCGACGATCAGCCTGGCCGGGACCTCCGCCAGATAGGCCTGCTGACAGCCGTCCCGTTCCTTTTGCTGGGCGGGGTGCTTGTCGGGTATCTGATCGGCAACTGGGCCGATCGGAAGCTGGGGACGGAGCCGTACCTCGCCGCCCTGGGGGTGCTGATGGGCGTCGCCGCCGCAGCGCTGGAGATTGTCCAGGTGGTGCGGAAGGCGTCGGCGGACGATTCGGAAAAACGCCATGAATGA
- a CDS encoding DUF420 domain-containing protein, whose translation MSAADLPSLNAVLNGTSTLLLLAGYAAVKRGRADIHRRFMLAALATSALFLASYLVYHARVGSVPYPRHDWTRPVYFGILIPHVILAGVMVPFILLAVRHAWRRRFDRHVRITRWVWPVWLFVSVSGVAIYLMLYGI comes from the coding sequence ATGAGCGCCGCCGACCTCCCCTCCCTCAATGCCGTCCTCAACGGGACGAGCACGCTGCTGCTGCTGGCGGGGTACGCGGCGGTCAAACGGGGGCGGGCGGACATCCACAGGAGGTTCATGCTCGCCGCGCTGGCGACGTCGGCGCTGTTTCTCGCAAGTTACCTGGTCTACCACGCCCGGGTCGGCTCGGTCCCCTATCCGCGGCACGACTGGACGCGGCCGGTCTATTTCGGCATCCTCATCCCGCACGTGATCCTGGCGGGCGTGATGGTCCCGTTCATCCTGCTGGCGGTCCGGCACGCGTGGCGGCGGCGGTTCGACCGGCACGTCCGGATCACGCGGTGGGTGTGGCCGGTTTGGCTGTTCGTCTCGGTGAGCGGGGTGGCCATTTACCTGATGTTGTATGGCATTTAG
- a CDS encoding SCO family protein encodes MSKIITIGVILAAVLGGVALVTLYQADKARSELPVLGTVGPFTLTDQFGEPFTDADLTDKLSVVEFFFTGCRGPCPIMNGHFADLYRAFAETDRVQFVSITVDPEADSTARLADYAARFGVSDRRWVFLTGPLDSIVRISETYFMLAADDLPGNHSTRFALVDGRHRIRAYYSGTDAASVDVLRTHLRELLDDLP; translated from the coding sequence ATGAGCAAGATTATCACGATCGGGGTGATTCTGGCGGCGGTGCTCGGCGGGGTCGCCCTCGTCACCCTCTACCAGGCCGACAAAGCGCGGTCCGAGTTGCCCGTTCTCGGCACGGTGGGACCGTTCACGCTGACCGACCAGTTCGGCGAGCCGTTCACCGATGCCGACCTGACCGACAAGCTCAGCGTGGTCGAGTTCTTCTTCACCGGCTGCCGGGGACCCTGCCCGATCATGAACGGCCACTTCGCCGACCTCTACCGGGCCTTTGCGGAGACCGACCGGGTGCAGTTCGTGTCGATCACGGTCGACCCGGAGGCGGATTCGACGGCCCGGCTGGCCGACTACGCCGCCCGGTTCGGGGTCAGCGACCGGCGCTGGGTGTTTCTCACCGGTCCACTCGACTCGATCGTGCGCATCTCGGAGACCTACTTCATGCTCGCGGCGGATGATCTTCCGGGCAATCACAGCACGCGGTTCGCGCTGGTCGACGGCCGGCACCGGATCCGGGCGTACTACTCGGGGACGGATGCGGCCAGCGTGGACGTGCTGCGCACGCACCTCCGCGAACTGCTGGACGACCTGCCATGA
- a CDS encoding COX15/CtaA family protein, translating into MKSLWRMALVSTIATYVLIFIGGLVRVSGAGLGCPDWPKCFGRWMPPTDVSQLPPDIDPSRFNFTLAWIEYTNRLSGVIVGLLIAATAVLALVRARRTPGILWPAVAAGLLTALQGWQGRAVITSELAPLVVTVHTVLALVIVSLLIWAAAGAYRQVHPREAGEGLAAWAQRRLLLLWGLAIVQVMLGTRVREGLEAMREDHPAWSAAKAIMAIGAVSHLHMALGIVVAAVTWWTGRGLLRAPGGSAPAVRQAAVAAMVLVGLQILSGLTFIFWDIPPVVQVFHLWIASLYIGTLLLALAAARQPGPVPAGEMRG; encoded by the coding sequence ATGAAGTCGCTCTGGCGCATGGCGCTGGTATCCACCATCGCAACCTACGTGCTCATTTTCATCGGCGGCCTGGTGCGCGTGTCCGGCGCCGGGCTGGGCTGCCCCGACTGGCCGAAGTGTTTCGGCCGCTGGATGCCCCCGACCGACGTCAGCCAGCTCCCCCCCGACATCGACCCGAGCCGGTTCAATTTCACGCTCGCCTGGATCGAGTACACCAACCGGCTTTCGGGCGTGATAGTCGGCCTGCTGATCGCGGCCACCGCCGTGCTGGCGCTTGTGCGGGCGCGCCGGACGCCCGGGATCCTGTGGCCGGCGGTCGCGGCCGGCCTGCTCACGGCGCTCCAGGGGTGGCAGGGGAGAGCGGTCATCACCTCGGAGCTCGCGCCGCTGGTAGTGACGGTGCACACGGTCCTCGCGCTCGTGATTGTCAGCCTCCTCATCTGGGCGGCGGCGGGCGCCTATCGGCAAGTCCACCCGCGCGAGGCGGGGGAGGGCCTGGCCGCCTGGGCGCAGCGCCGGCTCCTTCTGCTCTGGGGGCTGGCCATCGTTCAGGTGATGCTCGGCACGCGGGTGCGGGAAGGGCTCGAGGCGATGCGCGAGGACCATCCGGCCTGGTCGGCGGCGAAAGCGATCATGGCGATCGGGGCGGTGAGCCATCTCCACATGGCGCTGGGAATCGTGGTCGCGGCCGTGACCTGGTGGACCGGGCGCGGGTTGCTGCGCGCCCCCGGCGGGAGCGCGCCCGCGGTGCGGCAGGCCGCGGTCGCCGCCATGGTGCTCGTGGGATTGCAGATCCTCAGCGGTCTGACGTTCATTTTCTGGGACATCCCGCCGGTCGTCCAGGTCTTCCACCTGTGGATCGCCTCGCTCTATATCGGCACGCTCCTGCTGGCCCTGGCCGCCGCGCGGCAGCCCGGACCGGTGCCGGCCGGGGAGATGAGAGGATGA
- a CDS encoding cytochrome C oxidase subunit IV family protein, producing MASATHVHTEHVLPLRVYFGVFAALLVLTALTVFIARFHFGALNLVVAMAVAAVKAGLVALFFMHLKYDSKVYAAVFITAVVFLAVFIVLTMSDTMTRGHVDPEKQSPIIPEAVIYRQAAPSADTAAAGG from the coding sequence ATGGCGAGCGCGACACACGTACATACGGAACACGTTCTCCCGCTGCGCGTCTACTTCGGCGTCTTCGCAGCGCTCCTGGTGCTGACCGCACTCACCGTCTTCATCGCCCGGTTCCACTTCGGGGCCCTCAACCTGGTGGTGGCGATGGCGGTGGCGGCGGTTAAAGCGGGCCTGGTGGCGCTGTTCTTCATGCACCTGAAGTACGACAGCAAAGTGTACGCGGCGGTGTTCATCACGGCCGTGGTCTTCCTGGCCGTGTTCATCGTGCTGACGATGTCCGACACGATGACCCGCGGGCACGTGGATCCCGAGAAGCAATCGCCGATCATCCCCGAGGCGGTCATTTATCGGCAGGCGGCGCCATCGGCGGATACGGCGGCCGCGGGGGGCTGA
- a CDS encoding cytochrome c oxidase subunit 3 family protein, with protein sequence MEAPGAAGHGHPKHLAHHFSDPAQQKDSAKLGMWIFLLTEVLLFGGLFCAYAVYRAWNPEIFHNGHAFLNTTRGTVNTLVLITSSLTVALAIRFLQMDNRRAAAANLAATLALAGTFLVIKYFEYAHKFHEGQLPGKFYTFQGMEGTNPHVFFSVYFLMTGLHGIHVLVGMGVITWVLARTLRNHFSAEYYTPVELTGLYWHLVDLIWIFLFPLFYLVG encoded by the coding sequence ATGGAAGCGCCGGGGGCGGCCGGCCACGGGCACCCGAAACACCTGGCCCACCACTTCAGCGACCCGGCCCAGCAGAAAGACTCGGCCAAGCTCGGAATGTGGATCTTCCTGCTGACCGAGGTCCTCCTCTTCGGCGGGCTGTTCTGCGCCTACGCCGTCTACCGCGCCTGGAACCCGGAGATATTCCACAACGGGCACGCCTTCCTCAACACGACGCGCGGCACGGTCAACACCCTCGTGCTCATCACGAGTTCGCTCACGGTGGCGCTGGCGATCCGGTTCCTCCAGATGGACAACCGGCGGGCGGCGGCGGCCAATCTCGCGGCGACTCTCGCCCTGGCGGGGACCTTCCTCGTGATCAAGTATTTCGAGTACGCGCACAAGTTTCACGAGGGGCAGCTGCCGGGCAAGTTCTACACGTTCCAGGGCATGGAGGGGACCAACCCGCACGTGTTCTTCAGCGTGTACTTCCTCATGACCGGGCTGCACGGCATCCACGTTCTGGTCGGCATGGGCGTCATCACCTGGGTGCTCGCCCGCACGCTGAGAAACCATTTCTCGGCCGAGTACTACACGCCGGTCGAGCTCACCGGCCTGTACTGGCACCTGGTCGATTTGATCTGGATTTTCCTCTTTCCCTTGTTCTATCTCGTGGGGTGA
- the ctaD gene encoding cytochrome c oxidase subunit I — translation MAEATAVNYLNATRGWKSWLLTLDHKRIAILYMAAIAVFFFVGGVLAMLIRLELLHPGRDLVGADTYNKLFTLHGAIMIFLFIIPGVPAILGNFLLPLMLGARDVAFPRLNLASWYIFMLGSLFALYSIVAGAADTGWTFYTPYSTQTDTSVISMTLGAFILGFSSIFTGLNFIVTIHKLRLPGMTWYRMPLFVWSMYATAIIQVLATPVLGITLLLLVIERVAGIGIFDPAMGGDPVLYQHFFWFYSHPAVYIMILPGMGIVSELITAHAHKKIFGYKAVAYSSLGIAFVSFLVWGHHMFVSGQSELAAMLFSFLTFFVGIPSGIKVFNWVTTLYRGSIKLTTPMLYALSFLFLFSIGGFTGIMLGALAVDVHVHDTYFIVAHFHYVMMGGTVIAFLGGLHHWWPKMFGRMYNEPWAKVACALIFVGFNVTFGSQFLLGLHGMPRRYYNYLDQYQPLHAFSTFGSWILGAGFVIMAIYLIHSLARGRRAGSNPWRALTLEWETPSPPPTENFPFTPSLAHGPYDYDRVIPVNVEPGGRAVRPEVVS, via the coding sequence ATGGCGGAAGCGACGGCGGTTAATTATCTGAATGCCACCCGGGGGTGGAAATCGTGGCTGTTGACGCTCGACCACAAGCGCATCGCGATCCTCTACATGGCCGCGATCGCGGTGTTCTTCTTCGTCGGCGGCGTGCTGGCCATGCTCATACGCCTCGAGTTGCTCCACCCCGGGCGGGACCTGGTGGGCGCCGACACCTACAACAAGCTGTTCACCCTGCACGGCGCGATCATGATTTTCCTGTTCATCATCCCCGGGGTGCCGGCGATTCTCGGCAATTTCCTGCTGCCGCTCATGCTCGGCGCGCGGGACGTGGCGTTTCCCCGGTTGAACCTCGCGAGCTGGTACATCTTCATGCTCGGGTCGCTCTTCGCGCTCTACTCGATCGTCGCGGGCGCGGCCGACACCGGGTGGACGTTCTACACGCCCTACAGCACGCAGACCGACACCTCGGTGATCTCGATGACCCTGGGCGCCTTCATCCTCGGCTTCTCCTCGATCTTCACGGGGCTGAACTTCATCGTCACCATTCACAAGCTCCGTCTGCCGGGGATGACGTGGTACCGGATGCCGCTGTTCGTGTGGTCGATGTATGCGACCGCGATCATCCAGGTGCTGGCGACGCCGGTGCTGGGGATCACGCTTCTGCTGCTGGTGATCGAGCGGGTGGCGGGGATCGGGATTTTCGATCCGGCCATGGGGGGCGACCCGGTGCTCTACCAGCACTTCTTCTGGTTCTACTCGCACCCGGCGGTGTACATCATGATTCTCCCCGGCATGGGGATTGTGAGCGAACTGATCACGGCCCACGCGCACAAGAAGATCTTCGGCTACAAGGCAGTGGCCTATTCGAGCCTCGGGATCGCGTTCGTGAGTTTTCTCGTCTGGGGCCACCACATGTTCGTGAGCGGGCAGTCGGAGCTGGCGGCCATGCTCTTCTCGTTCCTCACCTTCTTCGTCGGCATCCCCTCCGGGATCAAAGTCTTCAACTGGGTGACGACGCTCTACCGCGGGTCGATCAAGCTGACCACGCCGATGCTCTACGCGCTGTCGTTTTTGTTCCTGTTCAGCATCGGCGGGTTCACCGGGATCATGCTCGGGGCGCTGGCGGTCGATGTCCACGTCCACGACACCTACTTCATCGTCGCCCACTTCCACTACGTGATGATGGGCGGGACGGTGATCGCGTTCCTCGGCGGGCTGCACCACTGGTGGCCGAAGATGTTCGGGAGGATGTACAACGAGCCATGGGCGAAAGTCGCGTGCGCGCTGATCTTTGTCGGTTTCAACGTCACCTTCGGCAGCCAGTTTCTCCTCGGTCTCCACGGAATGCCGCGGCGCTACTACAACTACCTCGACCAGTACCAGCCGCTCCACGCGTTCTCGACTTTCGGGTCGTGGATTCTCGGGGCGGGTTTCGTGATTATGGCAATCTACCTCATCCACTCGCTCGCGCGGGGCCGGCGGGCGGGAAGCAATCCGTGGCGCGCCCTGACGCTCGAGTGGGAGACGCCATCGCCGCCGCCGACCGAGAATTTCCCCTTCACGCCGTCGCTCGCCCACGGGCCGTATGACTACGACCGGGTGATCCCGGTGAACGTGGAACCGGGCGGCCGGGCGGTGCGGCCGGAGGTCGTCTCATGA
- the coxB gene encoding cytochrome c oxidase subunit II → MDTTGTLFFPPAGSTLAGEVDSLFYFIFWASAVLFAIVIGLTVFFIIRYRRRRPTGTTYGRDHNLALEITWTAVPTVLILIVFVWGFRAYMRMTIVPRDALEVKVTAQKWFWTFDYPNGANSVNELVAPVDRPVKLLMSSRDVIHSLFVPDFRMKMDVLPNRYSVTWFEATRPGTFNLFCTEYCGTGHSEMLAKVKVVSEREFAEFLASTGGPGAGESPADYGRRLYTSRACNTCHTLDGKPSVGPTWQGLWGRREALQTGDFVTVDENYIRESVLEPQARVTAGFQPVMPTYQGILTDRDIDALIAFIKSLDTTNSEAAGE, encoded by the coding sequence ATGGATACAACCGGAACATTGTTTTTCCCGCCGGCCGGCTCGACTTTGGCCGGTGAAGTCGATTCCCTTTTCTACTTCATCTTCTGGGCGTCGGCCGTGCTCTTCGCCATCGTCATCGGCCTGACGGTGTTTTTCATCATCCGCTACCGGCGGCGGCGGCCGACGGGGACAACCTACGGACGGGACCACAATCTCGCGCTGGAGATCACGTGGACGGCGGTGCCGACCGTGCTCATCCTCATCGTGTTCGTATGGGGTTTCCGCGCCTACATGCGCATGACGATCGTGCCGCGCGACGCCCTGGAGGTCAAGGTGACGGCGCAGAAGTGGTTCTGGACGTTCGACTACCCGAACGGCGCCAACAGCGTCAACGAACTGGTGGCCCCGGTCGACCGGCCGGTCAAGCTGCTCATGTCTTCGCGCGACGTCATCCACAGCCTTTTCGTGCCCGATTTCCGCATGAAAATGGACGTGCTGCCGAACCGCTACTCGGTCACGTGGTTTGAGGCGACGCGGCCCGGGACGTTCAACCTGTTCTGCACGGAGTACTGCGGCACGGGGCATTCGGAGATGCTGGCGAAGGTGAAGGTGGTGTCGGAGCGGGAGTTCGCGGAATTCCTCGCCTCGACCGGGGGACCCGGGGCCGGAGAGTCACCGGCCGACTACGGCCGCCGGCTCTACACGAGCCGCGCCTGCAACACCTGCCACACGCTGGACGGCAAGCCGAGCGTGGGTCCGACCTGGCAGGGGCTGTGGGGCCGCCGGGAGGCGCTGCAGACGGGCGACTTTGTCACAGTCGACGAGAACTATATCCGGGAGTCGGTACTCGAGCCGCAGGCGAGAGTCACGGCCGGGTTCCAGCCGGTCATGCCCACCTACCAGGGAATCCTGACGGACCGGGACATCGACGCCCTCATTGCTTTCATAAAGTCTCTGGACACCACCAACAGCGAGGCGGCCGGTGAGTAA
- a CDS encoding SCO family protein has protein sequence MQRVLRNIGFLALLAAAGGAAGQTVRTDPPELRGIDVHERLGDTIPRGLGLVDEAGREVALGDYFGGDRPVLLVLGYYECPMLCNLVFNGLTEALPRVGLDLGRQYRVVTVSIDPGETPDLAAAKKASYLAQLGPAAPPASWAFLTGDSAAIAQLADAVGFRYYYDESRDEYAHPAVVHVLSPEGVVSRYLHGIQYNPRDLKLALVEAADGKIGSTLDRVILYCYHYDPGAGGYVVLAQNVMLVGGLLTVLGLGGFLLVLWLRESYRTRHRPAPAG, from the coding sequence ATGCAACGTGTCCTCCGAAATATAGGATTCCTCGCGCTCCTCGCGGCGGCCGGGGGGGCGGCCGGCCAGACGGTCCGCACCGACCCGCCCGAACTGCGCGGCATCGATGTCCACGAGCGCCTCGGCGACACCATCCCCCGCGGGCTCGGGCTGGTCGACGAGGCGGGGCGGGAGGTGGCGCTGGGCGATTATTTCGGCGGGGACCGGCCGGTCCTGCTCGTGCTCGGGTACTACGAGTGCCCGATGCTGTGCAACCTCGTGTTCAACGGCCTGACCGAGGCGCTGCCGCGGGTCGGGCTGGACCTGGGGCGGCAGTACCGGGTGGTCACGGTGAGCATCGACCCGGGCGAGACCCCGGACCTGGCGGCGGCCAAGAAGGCCAGCTACCTCGCGCAGCTCGGGCCGGCGGCGCCGCCGGCGAGCTGGGCGTTTCTCACCGGCGATTCGGCCGCGATTGCGCAACTTGCCGACGCGGTCGGGTTCCGCTACTACTACGACGAGAGCCGCGACGAGTATGCCCACCCGGCGGTGGTGCACGTGCTCTCCCCCGAGGGAGTCGTGTCGCGCTACCTCCACGGCATCCAGTACAACCCGCGCGACCTGAAGCTGGCGCTTGTGGAGGCCGCCGACGGGAAGATCGGCAGCACGCTCGACCGCGTCATTTTGTACTGCTACCACTACGATCCGGGCGCCGGCGGCTATGTCGTCCTGGCGCAGAATGTCATGCTGGTCGGCGGCCTGCTGACGGTGCTCGGGCTGGGCGGATTCCTCTTGGTTTTGTGGCTGCGCGAGTCGTACCGCACGCGGCATCGGCCGGCGCCGGCGGGATGA